The DNA window CATTTTCTTTCAATCGTTTTTCATCAACTCTGCGAGCATCAAATCCCTTACCTTTCTGTTCAATGCCAATAATAAATCCCTTTGCGCCGAACCAAAGGTGAAATCGAAATGGAGCTTTATAATCAGAATAACTTAATGTATTTGAACCAGCTTCATTCAAAAAGTATGCAACTTCATCAGCAGGATTCTCATTAATCCAATTGTAAAGATCATAATGTGTCGCGTAGCGCGCATTAAGTAACTCAACAATGTCCCATTTTACTTCACCATACTTCCAAATAATCTCATCAGTATTGCTTAAATCCCGTACTACCTCATCAGGATGAACAATAAACTGTTGGTATTTTTCCAACTGAATTTTTGTCAGTGCGTCAGCAAGAATACGAGTGTAAGAAATAACCATAAAAAGATGAGATCTCTTCTTAATTAAAAATCTGTCCTACATTTTAAAAAAAAGAGGGATAAATAAGACCAGTATGAATTACAACACCATCTCGTTTTATCGTTACACCCTGCTTCAAAATCCTGAAGAACTACGTGACACGCTAAAACAATTCTGCGCGAAGAGAAACATCTTAGGAAGAATTCTCATAGCCACGGAAGGTATCAATGGTGCAGTAAGTGGTACCAAACCCCACATTGAAGAGCTCAAACAATACTTACAATCTGTCTTTCCAAATCTCACCTTCCGTGAACAAGAAAACGACAAAAATACCTATCACAAACTCGTCGTCAAAGTACGTAAAGAAGTCTGTGCCTTCGATTACCCTATTGACGGACGACAAAGCGCCCAATATGTCACACCGCAAGAACTAGAGTCTATGTATCAGAATAAAGAAGATTTTGTCATCATCGATGCGCGTAACGATTATGAATACGAAGTAGGCAGGTTCAAGAATGCGCTTAAAATGCCAATTAAATCATTTCGTGAATTTCCCAAAACAATTAACGACCAATTCTCACAATTCAAAGACAAGAAAGTCGTAATGTATTGTACTGGTGGTATTCGTTGTGAAAAAGCCACAGCTTATATGAAGCATCACGGTTTTGAGAATGTCTACCACGTACAAGGCGGCATTATTAATTATATTAATCAAGTGCAAAACGACACCCCTTCCAAAAGTCATTGGGAAGGCGGACTTTTTGTTTTTGACGATCGATTAGTTCATCACACCGATTCTGCTATTACCCATTGTACACACTGCAAAAAAGAAAACCAGCAGTATTACAACTGCCATAATCTTGATTGTGACAAACTCTTTATCTCATGTAAAGATTGCGCAAAAACCATGAACAAGACTTGCTCACCAGCTTGTAAAGATGCACCACGGCAACGTAAAGAAAAAATAATGGAAACAGAAGTTGGAAAAATTGAAAATTACTATGCCAAAAATAACGTCGCTTTTGTGAAATTATGTGCCAACCTTAAAGTTGGCGATTTTATCCATATAAAAGGAAAAACCACTAACACTAACCAAACCATCCAAGAGATGCAAAATGAAGACGGAAAAACCATCAGTCAAGCTCATGCAGGCCAATATGTTACATTCCCTATCAGCGAAAAAGTACGTTTAAATGACACTATTTCTATCCCGCAAAATTAACACATAAACCTTATATAAAATCCCCGTTCCAGACTACCTATGTTCAACTTCCAGATCACCCACCAAGAAGCGCACACTCAAGCACGTCTAGGTATTATCTCAACCCCCCACGGAAGTCTCAAAACCCCAGCATTCATTCCCGTTGCCACTAAGGCAGCCATTAAAGCACTCTCATTCAAAGAACTCCAAGAACTACAATTCGAAGCCACATTATGTAATACCTACCATCTCTATCTGCAACCAGGGCATGAAACAGTAGCAAGGTTTGGTGGACTCCACAAGTTTAGCACTTGGAATAAACCAATATTCACTGATTCTGGCGGATTTCAAGTCTTTAGTCTTAACAAAACTCTCTGTAAAGTTGAAGAAGACCAGGTTATCTTCCGATCTCATATTGACGCATCAAAACATATTTTCACACCAGAAAAATCCATGCAAATCCAAAGAGCACTAGGCGCGGACATGATCTTTGCGTTTGATCAATGTCTTGATATTGAAGCGGATTATGAAACAACCAAAAAATCTCTTGAAAGAACACATCGCTGGGAGCAGCGTAGCCTTGCTGAATTTCAAAAACTTAACATAGACAAAACACAAGCACTCTACGGCATCGTGCAAGGAGGTCGTTTCAAAGACCTCCGTGAAGAATCTGCAAAGTTTGTCGCTTCATTACCATTCGACGCTATTGGCATTGGCAGCATCTTTGGTGATCCTAAAGAAGAAAGCAAAGACCTCGTTGAACATGCGCTCAAATTCCTACCCCAAGACAAACCAAAACATCTTCTGGGCATTGGCAGTGTGGATGACATTTTCATGTACGTCGCGTTAGGTATCGATACATTTGATTGTGTTCTTCCAACAAGATTAGCACGTGTTGGCTACATTTTTATTCGACCAGAAAGTGATGGCACAGTAGAAAATAAATTTCGCTATAGAGTATTAAATGCAAAATTTAAAGAAAGCCAAGAACCACTAGATTCACACTGTGATTGTTATGTATGTAAAACGTACACCCAAGGCTACATACATCATTTGTATAAAGCCGATGAACTTTTATTTTACAATCTCACAACGTACCACAACCTAGCATTCTTTAGCAAATTAATGCAAGAAATACGCGACGCGATAAAAACAAACACATTCAAAGAGTTAACACAAAAATGGATCAATTGAGGAAAAAGAATGGGATTTAACGATTGGTTAAAACAATGTGAACGAGTTTCATTAGAAAGTGTTTTACACAGAAATGATGTTGTACTCGTTGACAGATCCGCAATTGGAAATACTGTTGGAATAAGAGAGCAATATGAAGTCGCAGATACAGACGCAGCACAAAAAGCAATTGAACAGCAAATGAGTCTTCTAAGATCACCAAAAACATATGCCATTAAAGAAACAATAAGAGAATTAACAGTGTATGCAGACTCAATTGAAAGACGAGGATCAGAACTTGCAGAACAAGCGGGACGTTACGTTAATATACCTAGAACCGCCGAACCAATATTAAAAGCAGTTGCGGCATACGTTAAACTGCATGCCCAGATTTCACAAGTCAAAGAATCATTAAAACCAGCAAACTTTGAAAGAGTAAGCATGCCACCGCAGATAGGCATAAGTGGTATTGATACAGTTGAAGTTGCAAAGAGACATCTGCAATATCATCCAAGAAAAAGAATGGCGATTGTAACTCGTGATCCCACTATCTCGAGCAATTTTTTTACCTATCTCAATGAAGCACCCCAAGTTATATGTAACCAAACAAGTGATGCAATAGCATTATTTTACGTTGATGAAAAAGATGTAAACCTAACCAGAAGAGTGCATCTTAAAGAATTATATAGGGATGTAGAAAGGGCATTATCTGGATTAAGAGAATAATTTGTTACAATGGATCAAATAAACCTCGAATCATACAACTATGTACTTCCTCGCGAACATATCGCTCAAGAGGCAATGCATCCACGTGACCACTGCAAACTCCTAGTACTTCACGAAGATGGTAAGATTGAAGACAAACATTTCTACAACATTGTTGACTATCTTCAACCAGGAGATGTTCTTGTTCTCAATGAAACCAAAGTACAGCATTGTAAGCTAATTGCAACCAAAAAAACAGGGGGAAATGTTGAGATTATTCTCACCAAACGTATTGCCCCTTGTGCTTATGAAAGTCGAATCAAAGGCAGTAACCTTCATCCCGGCGTAATCATTCTCACTGCAAACAATCGAGCCTATATTTCTAAACAGAAAGATGATGTGTTTACCCTCTTCTTTGATAACGAACTTGCACCAGAAGACATTCTTCTTCTTACTCCACCCTACATCAAACAAACTGTACCTGAAGAGGATTATCAAACTGTCTTCGCCAAAAAAGAAGGCTCACTTGCCGCACCAACTGCAGGACTTCATTTCACTCAAGAACTACTCGAGAAAATAAAACACAAAGGCATCAAAATTGCTAAAGTACGGCTTGACATCTCGTTTGAAACATTTCTTCCAGTACGAGATATTCACAATCACAAAACAGGAAAAGAATATTTTGAACTCGACCAAGAAAATGCCGACATCATTAACTCAGGAAGAATTATTGCCGTTGGAACAACCACTGTCAAATGTTTAGAAAGCTGTCAATGGCATAACGGCAAAGTACTTCCCACAACCGGAGATTCGCAAATCTTTATCACGCCAGGGCATCAATTTAACGCACCTATCAAAGCTATGATTACCAATTTTCATCTCCCTAAATCTTCACTACTTTTGTTAACCAGTGCATTTGTAGCATGGGAGAAATTACTTCCAGCGTATGAACATGCAGTCAAAGAAAATTATCGATTTTATTCATTAGGAGATGCGATGATGTTATGGAGGCAGCAATAATGAGCACAGAAAAATTACCTACAAAAGATTTACACTCTTGTGTTACATTAAGTTTAGAAAACAGAATCATTTATGTTCCAAATGAACGATGTACAATCACAAGACAGAGCCTTATTGGAAATAACAGAGACGATAGATCCAATACACTTGTAGTAACATATTCTCAACAACCAGGATTTCACTCCAACCAACCATTCGCTTCAAAAGAAAGAATAGAACCAGCATGGAATGTCACAGGCATACGATATCAATATACTGCTCCAAATCATCCAGCACCTAGCATTGGTATGTTCTATGGGCAACCACAATCTGAAGATGAATAAGTTTCTAATCGAGCTTGAACAAGAAGCCATTCGCCGCAAAATTCCTATTATTGGACCAGAAAAAGCAGTCTGGCTGCACGAAAAAATTAAAGAATTCAAACCACAAGAAATTTTAGAATTAGGAACCGCAGCAGGGTATAGTGGCATAGTCCTTGGCAGCGAAGGGGCGCATCTCACGACAATTGATAAAAGTATTAAAATTCAACAAGAAGGTAAAGAGAATTTAGAAAAGGCAAAAATCAATGCAACAGTCATTTTTGCCGATATCCCTACATATCTCCACGAATTAACAAAAACCAAAAAAGAATATTTTGATCTTATCTTTATCGACTTTGAAAAACGCGAATATCTTACAGCTCTTCCCCACTGTATCCACCTAGTCAAAGTTGGTGGACATATAATTACCGATAATGTACTGATGGACAAATCTAAAGATTTTCTTGAAGCAGTTACACATCATCCACAACTAGAAACAGAAATCATTCACATTAAAGACGGTTTGACGTTGAGTAGAAGGATTGCTTAAAAGTCACAACTATTCAAGAGTAAATTTTTAAATAACTCTTATTTTCTAGAATTATGTCAAAAATAGATCACCATAACATTTATGGGTTTAATGTGGAAAAAAATTTCCATAAAGAACTCTATATGAGCT is part of the Candidatus Woesearchaeota archaeon genome and encodes:
- a CDS encoding rhodanese-related sulfurtransferase encodes the protein MNYNTISFYRYTLLQNPEELRDTLKQFCAKRNILGRILIATEGINGAVSGTKPHIEELKQYLQSVFPNLTFREQENDKNTYHKLVVKVRKEVCAFDYPIDGRQSAQYVTPQELESMYQNKEDFVIIDARNDYEYEVGRFKNALKMPIKSFREFPKTINDQFSQFKDKKVVMYCTGGIRCEKATAYMKHHGFENVYHVQGGIINYINQVQNDTPSKSHWEGGLFVFDDRLVHHTDSAITHCTHCKKENQQYYNCHNLDCDKLFISCKDCAKTMNKTCSPACKDAPRQRKEKIMETEVGKIENYYAKNNVAFVKLCANLKVGDFIHIKGKTTNTNQTIQEMQNEDGKTISQAHAGQYVTFPISEKVRLNDTISIPQN
- the tgt gene encoding tRNA guanosine(34) transglycosylase Tgt, with the translated sequence MFNFQITHQEAHTQARLGIISTPHGSLKTPAFIPVATKAAIKALSFKELQELQFEATLCNTYHLYLQPGHETVARFGGLHKFSTWNKPIFTDSGGFQVFSLNKTLCKVEEDQVIFRSHIDASKHIFTPEKSMQIQRALGADMIFAFDQCLDIEADYETTKKSLERTHRWEQRSLAEFQKLNIDKTQALYGIVQGGRFKDLREESAKFVASLPFDAIGIGSIFGDPKEESKDLVEHALKFLPQDKPKHLLGIGSVDDIFMYVALGIDTFDCVLPTRLARVGYIFIRPESDGTVENKFRYRVLNAKFKESQEPLDSHCDCYVCKTYTQGYIHHLYKADELLFYNLTTYHNLAFFSKLMQEIRDAIKTNTFKELTQKWIN
- the queA gene encoding tRNA preQ1(34) S-adenosylmethionine ribosyltransferase-isomerase QueA, giving the protein MDQINLESYNYVLPREHIAQEAMHPRDHCKLLVLHEDGKIEDKHFYNIVDYLQPGDVLVLNETKVQHCKLIATKKTGGNVEIILTKRIAPCAYESRIKGSNLHPGVIILTANNRAYISKQKDDVFTLFFDNELAPEDILLLTPPYIKQTVPEEDYQTVFAKKEGSLAAPTAGLHFTQELLEKIKHKGIKIAKVRLDISFETFLPVRDIHNHKTGKEYFELDQENADIINSGRIIAVGTTTVKCLESCQWHNGKVLPTTGDSQIFITPGHQFNAPIKAMITNFHLPKSSLLLLTSAFVAWEKLLPAYEHAVKENYRFYSLGDAMMLWRQQ
- a CDS encoding class I SAM-dependent methyltransferase: MNKFLIELEQEAIRRKIPIIGPEKAVWLHEKIKEFKPQEILELGTAAGYSGIVLGSEGAHLTTIDKSIKIQQEGKENLEKAKINATVIFADIPTYLHELTKTKKEYFDLIFIDFEKREYLTALPHCIHLVKVGGHIITDNVLMDKSKDFLEAVTHHPQLETEIIHIKDGLTLSRRIA